One window of Trifolium pratense cultivar HEN17-A07 linkage group LG5, ARS_RC_1.1, whole genome shotgun sequence genomic DNA carries:
- the LOC123886069 gene encoding uncharacterized protein LOC123886069, with product MDFSKVAPPIFDGEDYDLWAVRMEAFLDALDLSETVEDDYDVSSLPKDPIVEQMKTHKERKIKRAKAKTCLFASVSQTVFIKIMTLKTPKEIWDYLKEEYKGDERIRSMQVMNLLREFELQRMKEDETIKTYADKLLGIANKVRLLGTQFSDSRIVEKLLVTVPERYEASIAALENTKDLSKITLPEVLHALQAQEQRRLMREERTIDGICLAKGFGKKYQHKPCPHCKKDNHSPKNCWWRPDAKCEKCGKLGHMMKVCTSQQQQGDVNIAHEQYEEDHELLLAISGFTTNKPSKEWLIDSGCTNHMTYDRDLFKELDKTSISKVKIGNEEQIAVEGIGTISIKTHADNAIFLPLLDKELDQEAGEGKTIAVTTRFRRRRRRAEFVTAVRNGYNSKTAVLGARPY from the exons ATGGATTTTTCAAAGGTTGCTCCTCCGATCTTTGATGGAGAAGACTATGATCTTTGGGCGGTGAGAATGGAGGCATTCTTAGATGCTCTAGATCTATCGGAAACTGTGGAGGATGATTACGATGTTTCTTCGTTACCAAAAGATCCCATAGTAGAACAGATGAAAActcataaagaaagaaaaatcaagaGGGCAAAGGCAAAGACTTGTTTGTTTGCAAGTGTCTCACAAACCGTCTTTATTAAAATCATGACTCTCAAAACACCAAAAGAAATTTGGGATTACCTAAAAGAAGAATATAAAGGAGATGAAAGGATTCGAAGCATGCAAGTTATGAATTTATTGAGAGAGTTCGAGTTGCAAAGAATGAAGGAGGATGAAACAATCAAGACATACGCTGATAAATTATTGGGTATTGCTAATAAGGTACGATTACTAGGCACTCAATTTTCTGATTCCAGAATTGTGGAAAAACTCCTTGTAACGGTACCTGAAAGATATGAAGCCTCTATAGCCGCCTTGGAGAACACAAAAGATTTGAGTAAAATCACTCTGCCAGAAGTGTTACATGCATTGCAGgcacaagaacaaagaagacTTATGAGGGAAGAAAGAACTATAGATGGTATATGTCTAGCAAAAGGTTTTGGAAAGAAATACCAACACAAACCATGTCCTCATTGCAAAAAGGATAATCACTCACCAAAGAATTGTTGGTGGAGGCCTGATGCAAAATGTGAAAAATGTGGTAAATTAGGTCATATGATGAAGGTATGCacatcacaacaacaacaaggagATGTTAACATTGCTCATGAACAATATGAAGAAGACCATGAACTACTACTTGCAATCTCAGGTTTTACAACCAACAAACCGTCAAAAGAATGGCTCATTGACAGTGGTTGCACAAACCATATGACTTATGATCGAGATCTTTTCAAAGAGCTCGATAAAACTTCTATTTCCAAAGTCAAAATTGGGAATGAAGAACAAATTGCAGTAGAAGGCATTGgaacaatttcaattaaaactcATGCAG ATAATGCGATTTTTCTGCCATTGTTGGATAAAGAATTGGATCAAGAAGCCGGAGAAGGAAAAACAATTGCAGTTACGACGAGGTTTCGCcggagaagaagaagagcagagTTTGTTACGGCGGTGAGAAACGGTTACAACTCCAAAACTGCGGTTCTTGGAGCTAGGCCCTATTga